Proteins encoded in a region of the Streptococcus sanguinis genome:
- a CDS encoding histidine phosphatase family protein, with translation MAKTRLYLVRHGKTMFNTIGRAQGWSDTPLTEAGERGIHELGIGLREAGLDFKMARSSDSGRTIQTMGIILEELGLTGQIPYTFDKRIREWCFGSFDGGYDGELFMGVMPRVFNIEHVHQLSYAELAEGLVEVDTAGWAENWEKLSGRIWEGFSAIAEELEAAGGGNALVVSHGMTIGTFVYLINRTQPHGLDNGSVTVVDYEDGKFTVACIGDMSYRETGAEVMEEEVETR, from the coding sequence ATGGCAAAAACAAGATTATACTTGGTTCGTCATGGCAAAACCATGTTTAATACTATCGGCCGGGCTCAAGGCTGGTCTGATACCCCATTGACTGAAGCTGGGGAACGTGGCATTCATGAGTTAGGCATTGGCTTGAGAGAAGCTGGGCTTGATTTCAAAATGGCCCGTTCTAGTGACAGCGGCCGAACTATTCAGACCATGGGCATTATTCTAGAGGAGCTGGGATTGACAGGTCAGATACCTTATACCTTTGACAAGCGGATTCGTGAATGGTGTTTTGGCAGTTTTGACGGTGGTTATGATGGGGAACTCTTTATGGGTGTAATGCCTCGGGTCTTTAATATAGAGCACGTCCATCAGCTTAGCTATGCTGAGCTAGCAGAAGGTCTTGTAGAAGTTGATACAGCAGGCTGGGCAGAAAACTGGGAAAAGCTCAGCGGCCGAATCTGGGAAGGTTTTTCAGCCATAGCTGAGGAGCTGGAAGCTGCTGGCGGTGGCAATGCTCTTGTCGTCAGCCACGGCATGACCATCGGAACCTTTGTCTATCTAATCAACCGAACTCAGCCTCATGGTTTGGACAACGGCAGTGTGACGGTTGTAGACTATGAAGACGGTAAATTCACAGTAGCTTGCATCGGAGATATGTCTTATCGTGAGACCGGTGCCGAAGTAATGGAGGAAGAAGTTGAAACGCGCTAA
- a CDS encoding ABC transporter permease has protein sequence MSNKFKGMIWLRGQVTLANKSILLQVFMPIFLIFLYKFIFSLNGAEQEIGADKLATLLLNISLPFSLAMSVGTPIIIILAEEREKHNLQSLRLAGVTAGQYILSALIWPAIIGIFYIVITPLLVGAKLSHHLFSYSLVLLLTMLVLIFFFLMVGLFCKNQVMAQSLSVPAMLLAAFIPMFSNMSEDLSKVLRYSFMGLFSSYMKDWSHFHLWSGEFLALLVWLLLFAGISFYLMRHLQILED, from the coding sequence ATGTCTAATAAATTCAAAGGTATGATTTGGCTAAGAGGTCAAGTGACACTAGCTAATAAAAGTATTCTATTGCAGGTTTTCATGCCGATTTTCCTCATTTTTCTCTATAAATTTATTTTTTCTCTGAATGGAGCGGAGCAGGAAATTGGAGCTGATAAACTAGCTACTTTATTACTGAATATCTCTTTGCCTTTCTCTCTAGCCATGTCAGTTGGAACCCCCATCATCATCATCCTAGCTGAGGAAAGAGAAAAACATAATTTGCAAAGTTTGCGCTTGGCTGGTGTGACAGCTGGTCAATACATTCTCTCCGCTTTAATTTGGCCAGCGATTATTGGGATTTTTTATATCGTCATTACCCCACTTTTGGTGGGAGCTAAGCTTTCTCATCATCTGTTCAGCTATAGTTTGGTTCTCTTGTTGACCATGCTGGTCTTAATTTTCTTCTTTTTAATGGTTGGTCTGTTTTGTAAAAATCAGGTCATGGCACAATCCCTTAGTGTTCCAGCCATGCTCTTAGCGGCATTTATTCCTATGTTTTCAAATATGAGCGAGGACTTGTCGAAGGTGCTGCGTTATAGCTTTATGGGCCTCTTTAGTAGTTATATGAAAGATTGGTCTCATTTCCATTTATGGAGCGGAGAATTTTTGGCTCTGCTAGTTTGGTTGCTTCTTTTTGCAGGAATTTCTTTCTATTTGATGCGCCATTTGCAAATCCTGGAGGATTAA
- the dnaJ gene encoding molecular chaperone DnaJ — protein MNNTEFYDRLGVSKNASQDEIKRAYRKLSKKYHPDINKEAGAEDKYKEVQEAYETLSDEQKRAAYDQYGAAGANGGFGGGAGGFGGFDGSGFGGFEDIFSSFFGGGASRNPNAPRQGDDLQYRVNLRFEEAIFGAEKEIKYNREATCHTCAGSGAKPGTSPVTCGRCHGSGVINVDTQTPLGMMRRQVTCDVCHGRGKEIKSPCETCHGTGHEKQAHSVKVKIPAGVETGQQVRLSGQGEAGFNGGPYGDLYVVVQVEPSDKFERDGSTIYYKLNLNFVQAALGDSVDIPTVHGDVELNIPEGTQTGKRFRLRGKGAPSLRGGSMGDQYVTVNVVTPTGLNDRQKAALKEFAEAGNISVNPKKKGFFDKMKDALEDL, from the coding sequence ATGAACAATACAGAATTTTATGACCGTCTAGGTGTCTCTAAGAATGCTTCTCAGGATGAGATCAAGAGAGCCTATCGGAAATTATCTAAAAAGTATCATCCCGACATTAATAAGGAAGCTGGGGCGGAGGACAAATATAAAGAAGTCCAAGAGGCTTATGAAACGCTGAGCGACGAGCAAAAACGGGCGGCCTATGATCAATACGGTGCAGCGGGAGCTAATGGTGGCTTTGGCGGCGGTGCAGGCGGCTTCGGTGGTTTTGATGGCTCCGGCTTTGGCGGCTTTGAAGACATCTTCTCTAGCTTCTTTGGTGGCGGTGCTTCGCGTAATCCTAATGCTCCGCGCCAAGGGGACGATCTTCAGTATCGTGTGAATCTCCGCTTTGAAGAAGCCATTTTCGGGGCTGAGAAGGAAATCAAGTATAACCGTGAAGCGACTTGTCATACCTGTGCTGGGTCTGGTGCCAAGCCAGGGACTAGTCCTGTTACCTGTGGCCGCTGTCATGGCTCAGGTGTCATTAATGTCGATACCCAGACACCGCTTGGCATGATGCGCCGGCAAGTGACCTGTGATGTCTGTCACGGCCGAGGAAAAGAAATCAAAAGTCCGTGTGAAACCTGTCACGGAACGGGTCATGAAAAGCAGGCCCACAGCGTCAAGGTGAAAATCCCTGCTGGTGTGGAAACTGGTCAGCAGGTTCGTCTGTCTGGTCAAGGTGAAGCAGGCTTTAATGGCGGTCCTTATGGTGACCTTTATGTCGTGGTCCAAGTTGAGCCGAGTGACAAGTTTGAGCGAGATGGCTCTACCATTTACTACAAGCTCAATCTCAACTTTGTCCAAGCAGCTCTTGGTGACAGCGTTGATATTCCAACTGTTCACGGGGATGTTGAGCTGAATATTCCAGAAGGAACACAGACTGGAAAGCGTTTCCGTCTGCGTGGTAAGGGAGCACCGAGTCTGCGAGGTGGAAGCATGGGTGACCAGTATGTTACTGTCAATGTTGTGACTCCGACCGGCCTCAACGACCGTCAAAAAGCGGCCCTCAAAGAATTTGCGGAAGCAGGCAATATCTCGGTCAATCCTAAGAAAAAAGGCTTCTTCGACAAAATGAAAGATGCCTTGGAAGATTTGTAA
- the dnaK gene encoding molecular chaperone DnaK, which produces MSKIIGIDLGTTNSAVAVLEGTESKIIANPEGNRTTPSVVSFKNGEIIVGDAAKRQAVTNPDTIISIKSKMGTSEKVAANGKEYTPQEISAMILQYLKGYAEEYLGEKVSKAVITVPAYFNDAQRQATKDAGKIAGLEVERIVNEPTAAALAYGLDKQDKEEKILVFDLGGGTFDVSILELGDGVFDVLATAGDNKLGGDDFDQKIIDHMVAEFKKENGIDLSNDKMALQRLKDAAEKAKKDLSGVTSTQISLPFITAGDAGPLHLEMTLTRAKFDDLTRDLVERTKEPVRRALSDAGLSLSEIDEVILVGGSTRIPAVVEAVKAETGKEPNKSVNPDEVVAMGAAIQGGVITGDVKDVVLLDVTPLSLGIETMGGVFTKLIDRNTTIPTSKSQVFSTAADNQPAVDIHVLQGERPMAADNKTLGRFQLTDIPAAPRGIPQIEVTFDIDKNGIVSVKAKDLGTQKEQHIVIQSNSGLTDEEIDRMMKDAEANAEADKKRKEEVDLRNEVDQAIFATEKTIKETEGKGFDAERDAAQAALDELKKAQEDNNLDDMKAKLEALNEKAQALAVKLYEQAAAAQQAQAGAEGAENAGSTKADDDVVDGEFTEK; this is translated from the coding sequence ATGTCTAAAATTATCGGTATTGACTTAGGTACAACAAACTCAGCAGTTGCAGTTCTTGAAGGAACTGAAAGCAAAATCATTGCAAACCCAGAAGGAAATCGTACAACACCATCTGTAGTGTCATTCAAAAATGGTGAAATCATCGTTGGTGATGCAGCAAAACGTCAAGCAGTAACAAATCCAGATACAATCATTTCCATCAAATCAAAAATGGGAACATCTGAAAAAGTAGCTGCTAATGGCAAAGAATACACTCCGCAAGAAATCTCAGCTATGATTCTGCAATACTTGAAAGGATACGCAGAAGAATACCTTGGTGAAAAAGTAAGCAAAGCAGTTATCACTGTACCAGCTTACTTTAACGATGCACAACGTCAAGCGACTAAAGACGCTGGTAAAATCGCTGGTCTTGAAGTAGAACGTATCGTCAACGAACCAACTGCAGCAGCCCTTGCTTACGGTCTTGACAAACAAGATAAAGAAGAAAAGATCTTGGTCTTTGACTTGGGTGGTGGTACCTTTGACGTTTCAATCCTTGAGTTGGGTGATGGTGTCTTTGATGTATTGGCAACTGCTGGTGACAACAAACTTGGTGGTGACGACTTTGACCAAAAGATTATCGACCACATGGTGGCTGAGTTCAAGAAAGAGAACGGCATCGACTTGTCAAATGACAAGATGGCGCTTCAGCGTTTGAAAGATGCAGCTGAAAAGGCTAAGAAAGACCTTTCAGGTGTAACTTCTACTCAAATCAGCTTGCCGTTTATCACAGCTGGCGACGCTGGACCTCTCCACTTGGAAATGACTCTGACTCGTGCTAAATTCGACGATTTGACTCGTGACTTGGTAGAGCGCACTAAAGAACCAGTTCGTCGTGCTCTTTCTGACGCAGGTTTGAGCTTGTCAGAAATCGACGAAGTGATCCTTGTTGGTGGTTCAACTCGTATCCCAGCCGTTGTAGAAGCTGTTAAGGCTGAAACTGGTAAAGAACCAAACAAATCAGTGAACCCTGATGAAGTAGTTGCCATGGGTGCAGCTATCCAAGGTGGTGTTATTACTGGTGATGTCAAAGACGTTGTCCTTCTTGATGTAACACCATTGTCACTTGGTATCGAAACAATGGGTGGTGTCTTCACTAAGCTGATCGACCGTAACACAACGATTCCAACTTCTAAATCACAAGTCTTCTCTACAGCAGCGGACAACCAACCAGCCGTTGATATTCATGTTCTTCAAGGTGAACGCCCAATGGCAGCGGACAACAAGACTCTTGGACGCTTCCAATTGACAGATATCCCAGCTGCTCCTCGTGGAATCCCTCAAATCGAAGTAACATTTGACATCGATAAGAACGGTATCGTGTCTGTTAAGGCTAAAGACCTTGGAACTCAAAAAGAACAACACATTGTCATCCAATCTAACAGCGGTCTGACTGACGAAGAAATCGACCGCATGATGAAGGATGCAGAAGCGAATGCTGAAGCAGATAAGAAACGTAAAGAAGAAGTTGACCTTCGTAACGAAGTTGACCAAGCTATCTTTGCGACTGAAAAGACCATCAAGGAAACTGAAGGCAAAGGCTTCGACGCAGAGCGTGACGCTGCCCAAGCTGCTCTTGATGAACTTAAGAAAGCGCAAGAAGATAATAACTTGGACGACATGAAAGCGAAATTGGAAGCTCTCAACGAAAAAGCTCAAGCATTGGCAGTGAAACTCTACGAGCAAGCTGCTGCAGCTCAACAAGCCCAAGCAGGAGCAGAAGGAGCTGAAAACGCTGGCTCAACTAAAGCAGACGACGATGTCGTAGACGGAGAGTTTACGGAGAAATAG
- the grpE gene encoding nucleotide exchange factor GrpE, which translates to MAKHKQEEHPEDVEVKEEAVEAAEQAESASPEKSELELANERAEDFENKYLRAHAEMQNIQRRANEERQQLQRYRSQDLAKAILPSIDNLERALAVEGLTDDVKKGLEMVQESLIHALKEEGIEEIAADGAFDHNYHMAIQTVPADDEHPADTIAQVFQKGYKLHDRILRPAMVVVYN; encoded by the coding sequence GTGGCAAAACATAAACAAGAAGAACATCCAGAAGATGTAGAAGTAAAAGAGGAAGCTGTAGAAGCAGCTGAGCAAGCTGAATCAGCAAGCCCTGAAAAATCAGAATTAGAACTAGCTAATGAGCGGGCAGAAGATTTTGAAAACAAATATCTCCGTGCTCATGCAGAAATGCAGAACATCCAGCGTCGAGCAAATGAAGAACGCCAGCAGCTGCAAAGATACCGCAGTCAGGATCTGGCAAAAGCTATTTTGCCTTCGATAGATAATCTGGAGCGCGCACTTGCCGTTGAAGGGCTAACAGATGATGTTAAAAAAGGACTGGAAATGGTGCAGGAAAGCTTGATTCATGCTCTCAAAGAAGAGGGTATCGAAGAAATTGCAGCTGACGGAGCTTTTGACCATAACTATCACATGGCCATTCAAACCGTTCCAGCCGATGATGAGCACCCAGCTGACACTATCGCGCAGGTCTTCCAAAAAGGCTACAAACTTCATGACCGTATCCTTAGACCAGCTATGGTGGTTGTTTATAACTAG
- a CDS encoding ABC transporter ATP-binding protein: MKKTIIEVQGLKKKFKEQEALAGIGFSIREGEIFGFLGPSGSGKTTTINILTGQLSADSGSAHVLSAPVEDLKTEVLEQIGIVSDGSGFYEKMSLYKNLKAYAMIFGVGMEKVDQLLRKVGLYDSRNKVAEKLSTGMKQRMLLVRALINRPKLLFLDEPTSGLDPSTSRTIHELLLELKAQGTTIFLTTHDMQEATLLCDRLALLSKGKLVEVGSPHEIIQKYNTDKKVRLEYVNLTTKTVAFEELQGGLDLSNVISIHSCEPTLEDVFITLTGGTLNV; encoded by the coding sequence ATGAAAAAGACCATTATTGAAGTGCAAGGCTTGAAAAAGAAGTTCAAAGAGCAAGAAGCCTTGGCAGGAATCGGTTTTTCCATCCGAGAGGGAGAGATTTTTGGGTTCCTAGGGCCTTCTGGATCCGGTAAAACCACGACCATCAATATTTTGACTGGTCAGTTGTCTGCAGATTCTGGATCAGCTCATGTGCTGTCTGCACCGGTTGAGGATTTAAAGACAGAAGTCCTAGAGCAGATTGGGATTGTCAGCGATGGCAGCGGATTTTATGAAAAGATGTCACTTTACAAAAATCTCAAAGCCTACGCTATGATCTTTGGTGTTGGTATGGAGAAAGTCGACCAACTCCTCCGAAAAGTGGGGCTTTATGATAGTCGCAACAAGGTGGCGGAAAAACTATCTACTGGTATGAAGCAGCGGATGTTACTGGTCCGTGCCTTGATTAATCGACCCAAACTACTCTTCTTGGATGAGCCAACCAGTGGTTTGGATCCGTCAACCTCTCGCACCATTCACGAATTGCTGCTGGAACTAAAAGCGCAGGGGACAACTATTTTTCTGACGACTCATGATATGCAGGAAGCTACCCTCCTGTGTGATCGCTTGGCTTTGCTAAGTAAAGGGAAATTAGTCGAAGTGGGCAGTCCGCATGAGATTATCCAAAAGTATAATACGGATAAGAAGGTTCGTTTAGAATATGTAAATTTGACGACGAAGACGGTGGCCTTTGAGGAGCTGCAAGGAGGCTTGGATTTGTCCAATGTTATCAGTATTCATTCCTGCGAACCAACTTTGGAAGATGTTTTCATCACTTTGACAGGAGGTACCTTAAATGTCTAA
- a CDS encoding histidine phosphatase family protein, translated as MSKTRLYVIRHGKTMFNTIGRAQGWSDTPLTVEGERGIRELGIGLRESNLPFVKAFSSDSGRTIQTMGIILEELGLTGQIPYRYDKRIREWCFGSFDGAYGGELFHGVIPRVLETDNYKELSWPDLANGLVEVDTAGWAESWDKLSSRILEGFEAIAREVESSGGGNALVVSHSMTIGTLAYLVDENITKNPNVDNGSVTVLEYEKGRFSIQALGDVSYRQIGAAILDRENQE; from the coding sequence ATGTCAAAAACAAGACTCTATGTTATCCGTCATGGAAAGACCATGTTTAATACTATCGGTCGGGCACAGGGCTGGTCTGATACGCCGCTGACTGTCGAAGGCGAGCGCGGTATTCGTGAGCTGGGTATCGGATTGCGAGAGTCTAACTTGCCTTTTGTCAAAGCCTTTTCCAGTGATAGCGGTAGGACCATTCAGACCATGGGGATTATCCTAGAGGAGCTGGGTCTGACTGGGCAGATTCCCTATCGCTATGACAAGCGCATCCGGGAGTGGTGTTTCGGAAGTTTTGATGGTGCCTATGGGGGTGAGCTCTTTCATGGCGTTATCCCACGAGTTCTTGAGACGGATAATTACAAGGAACTCAGTTGGCCGGATTTGGCGAATGGTCTGGTAGAAGTGGATACGGCTGGCTGGGCTGAGTCTTGGGACAAGCTTAGCAGTCGGATTTTAGAAGGATTTGAAGCCATTGCTAGAGAGGTAGAATCCTCTGGCGGCGGCAATGCTCTGGTCGTCAGCCACAGCATGACCATTGGTACCTTGGCTTATCTGGTTGATGAGAATATCACGAAAAATCCTAATGTTGATAATGGTAGTGTCACAGTGTTGGAGTATGAAAAGGGTCGCTTCAGCATTCAAGCTCTGGGCGATGTGTCTTACCGTCAGATTGGCGCAGCTATATTGGACCGAGAAAATCAAGAATGA
- a CDS encoding M15 family metallopeptidase yields MKRAKHRKEKRKSKSKKIGLTFLLLIVLCLAAGGTAIYFRPSLLQDLLAKIQFSGSSSSSAMKGSSSSESSQSDLPKVSSTDWNLILVNRDNQQEEKTPDLTQIGEIQVDSRIAENTRQFLAAAQTIAPEETLISGYRSRAEQEELYNEKVAGEVAKGLSNEEAVSIVLKQVQLPGASEHQTGLAIDMSVPEGQEDELAAKIAELAPQYGFVLRYPDGKSDITGVDFENWHYRYVGVENAQYMQKHNLVLEEYIALLKAAGK; encoded by the coding sequence TTGAAACGCGCTAAACATCGCAAAGAAAAGAGAAAATCGAAGTCTAAGAAGATTGGATTAACGTTTTTGTTGTTAATCGTCTTGTGTCTGGCAGCTGGAGGAACGGCGATTTATTTCCGTCCGTCCTTGTTACAAGATCTGCTTGCAAAGATTCAGTTTTCGGGTTCGTCTAGCAGTTCTGCTATGAAGGGCTCTTCTAGCTCAGAGAGTTCGCAGTCTGATTTGCCCAAGGTGTCTTCTACTGACTGGAATTTGATTTTAGTCAATCGTGACAATCAGCAAGAAGAAAAGACACCTGATCTGACTCAGATCGGGGAGATCCAGGTGGACAGCCGTATTGCTGAAAATACTAGGCAGTTCTTAGCTGCAGCCCAAACGATAGCTCCTGAAGAAACTTTAATCTCTGGCTATCGCAGCCGAGCTGAGCAGGAGGAACTCTATAACGAAAAAGTTGCTGGGGAAGTCGCCAAAGGCTTGTCAAATGAAGAAGCAGTCAGCATCGTGCTGAAGCAAGTGCAGCTTCCAGGAGCTAGCGAACATCAAACGGGCTTGGCTATTGATATGAGTGTCCCAGAAGGTCAGGAGGATGAACTGGCAGCCAAGATTGCTGAGCTAGCTCCGCAATATGGCTTTGTCCTTCGCTATCCGGATGGCAAGAGTGATATTACTGGAGTTGATTTTGAGAACTGGCATTACCGCTATGTCGGTGTGGAGAATGCCCAGTATATGCAGAAGCACAATCTGGTTCTGGAAGAATATATTGCTCTGCTTAAAGCAGCCGGGAAATAA
- a CDS encoding DUF2812 domain-containing protein has protein sequence MEKKIVYKIFTIADYDREAAYFKKMHSQGWKLKKVSYSPFLVAVCYTFEACPPQEVAYQLDFRPIKKAEQESYYQLFEDCGWEHIANFNQFSYFRKPVSQIDADSDLEIYNDAWSKLEMVKRLLVWRFLPAIMVLCVTTYLLLDIFQKSLKASLLFKSILAIDCVILLILFCQLVHIALRFWKMRQELKD, from the coding sequence ATGGAAAAGAAGATTGTCTATAAAATCTTTACCATTGCAGACTATGACAGAGAAGCGGCTTATTTTAAAAAAATGCATAGCCAAGGCTGGAAATTGAAAAAAGTAAGTTATTCTCCCTTTCTTGTTGCGGTTTGTTATACTTTTGAAGCCTGTCCGCCTCAGGAAGTGGCCTATCAATTAGATTTTCGCCCTATAAAGAAGGCGGAGCAAGAATCCTATTATCAACTTTTTGAGGATTGCGGCTGGGAGCATATTGCAAACTTTAATCAATTTTCTTATTTCCGCAAGCCAGTTTCTCAGATTGATGCAGACAGCGATCTTGAAATCTATAATGATGCTTGGTCTAAGCTAGAGATGGTCAAGCGTTTGCTTGTATGGCGGTTTTTACCAGCCATCATGGTTTTGTGTGTCACTACCTATCTCCTTCTAGATATTTTCCAGAAGAGTTTGAAAGCAAGTCTATTATTCAAATCAATCTTAGCAATAGACTGTGTCATATTGCTTATTCTGTTCTGTCAGCTGGTCCATATTGCCTTGCGTTTTTGGAAAATGAGGCAGGAACTGAAAGACTGA
- the hrcA gene encoding heat-inducible transcriptional repressor HrcA → MVTERQNEILNLIIDIFTKTHEPVGSKALQDSINSSSATIRNDMAALEKQGLLEKAHTSSGRKPSVAGFQYFVKHSLSFDRLAENELYEVIKAFDHEFFNLEDILQQAADLLTKLSGCTVVALDVEPSRQRLTAFDIVVLSQHTALAVFTLDESNTITSQFMIPRNFLREDLDRLKGLVRERFLGQTVLDIHYKIRTEIPQIIQRYFTTTDNVIQLFEHIFGDIFKENVILSGKVQLLEFSDLSAYQFFDDPQKVAFEIRDGLAEDQMQSVRVADSRESCLADLTLISSKFLIPYRGFGVLAVVGPVNLDYQRLVSQMNVVNRVLTMKLTDFYRYLSSNHYEVH, encoded by the coding sequence GTGGTCACGGAGCGTCAAAATGAGATTTTGAATTTGATTATTGATATCTTTACCAAGACTCACGAGCCGGTCGGATCCAAAGCCCTGCAGGATTCCATCAATTCCAGTAGTGCCACCATCCGCAACGATATGGCGGCTTTGGAAAAGCAGGGGCTTCTGGAAAAGGCGCATACGTCCAGCGGCCGTAAGCCTAGCGTGGCTGGTTTTCAATACTTTGTCAAGCATTCTCTGTCCTTTGATCGTCTCGCTGAGAATGAACTCTATGAGGTTATCAAAGCCTTTGACCATGAGTTTTTCAACTTGGAGGACATTCTTCAACAGGCAGCAGACCTTTTGACTAAGCTCAGTGGATGCACGGTTGTTGCACTGGATGTAGAACCCAGTCGGCAGCGCCTGACAGCTTTTGACATCGTTGTGCTCAGTCAGCACACGGCTCTAGCGGTCTTCACCTTGGATGAGTCCAATACCATCACCAGTCAGTTTATGATTCCGCGCAACTTCCTAAGAGAAGATCTAGACAGGCTTAAAGGCTTGGTACGTGAGCGATTCTTGGGACAGACAGTGTTGGACATCCATTACAAGATTCGGACGGAGATTCCGCAGATTATCCAACGCTATTTCACTACGACGGACAATGTCATCCAACTCTTTGAGCATATCTTTGGTGATATTTTCAAGGAAAATGTGATTCTGTCTGGCAAGGTTCAACTCTTGGAATTTTCAGATCTGTCAGCTTATCAGTTTTTTGATGACCCGCAGAAAGTAGCCTTTGAGATTCGCGACGGTTTGGCCGAAGATCAGATGCAAAGCGTGCGCGTGGCAGACAGTAGAGAAAGCTGTTTGGCTGATCTAACGCTGATTTCCAGCAAATTCCTGATTCCTTATCGAGGCTTTGGGGTGCTGGCAGTTGTCGGTCCGGTCAATCTTGACTACCAACGGCTGGTCAGTCAGATGAATGTCGTCAACCGCGTACTGACCATGAAACTGACCGACTTCTACCGCTATCTTAGCAGCAATCACTATGAAGTCCATTAA
- a CDS encoding PadR family transcriptional regulator: MSGLTEKLRRVYVPMTETGFYILFCLQKERHGYSITQKVKELTEGQLSISPGTMYGTLAKMEKDGLIAFVREEEKRKLYSITELGRQILELEIQRIERLYRNSKEEV; encoded by the coding sequence ATGAGTGGATTGACAGAAAAGCTTAGGAGAGTCTATGTGCCAATGACAGAGACAGGTTTTTATATCCTCTTCTGTCTTCAGAAAGAGAGGCACGGTTACAGTATTACTCAAAAAGTCAAGGAGCTGACAGAAGGACAGCTATCCATCAGCCCGGGAACCATGTACGGAACCTTGGCAAAGATGGAAAAAGATGGTCTAATTGCCTTTGTTCGTGAGGAAGAAAAGAGAAAACTCTATTCTATCACGGAGCTTGGAAGACAGATTTTAGAGTTGGAAATCCAGCGGATTGAGCGCCTTTACCGCAATAGTAAGGAGGAAGTTTGA
- a CDS encoding DJ-1/PfpI family protein: MKKVLCLIYPNFSLYEVVGLTSTLALSFGVEIDYAGSDRNVITSEDGLPCQPTRTLDEVVIEDYSCVILPGMINIAPALHDEKLISFLKSLKQQEIFIAAISSAPILLARAGLLNDTKFTGGIWQNFFDYFDFLPRRNFKAQAVLQDKNIITAVGFAHQAFARKVLLSLGLVDNADNYFKERNQYSEEDLIFTLSEEEFAEMKHEFENTL; encoded by the coding sequence ATGAAGAAAGTGCTCTGTTTGATTTATCCTAATTTTTCACTTTATGAAGTAGTTGGTCTGACCAGTACTTTAGCTCTATCTTTTGGTGTTGAGATTGATTATGCTGGTTCAGATAGAAATGTTATAACGTCGGAAGATGGACTTCCCTGTCAACCTACTAGAACATTGGATGAAGTGGTCATCGAAGACTATTCTTGTGTTATTTTGCCAGGAATGATAAACATTGCTCCTGCTCTGCATGATGAAAAATTAATTTCTTTTCTAAAAAGTTTGAAGCAGCAAGAGATTTTTATTGCAGCTATTTCCTCAGCACCCATTTTATTGGCGAGAGCAGGCTTGTTGAACGACACGAAATTTACAGGTGGAATTTGGCAAAACTTCTTTGACTATTTTGACTTTCTTCCTAGGAGAAATTTCAAAGCTCAAGCTGTTCTGCAAGATAAGAATATCATTACAGCTGTTGGTTTTGCACATCAAGCGTTTGCGAGAAAAGTGCTTCTTAGTCTAGGTTTGGTAGATAATGCTGACAACTATTTTAAAGAACGGAATCAGTATTCGGAAGAGGACTTGATATTCACTTTATCAGAAGAAGAGTTTGCTGAAATGAAGCATGAATTTGAAAATACCCTCTGA